A single genomic interval of Legionella israelensis harbors:
- a CDS encoding neuraminidase-like domain-containing protein, translating to MERKLTHNTETKNSGNETQIKGHLGNGSNIPLKDLFIEVYDKSKIIKNPLAIAKPDEKGDFLTSINYDDIEPFFSGRTPKVYFTVRTDKQRLYSSKKNVTATLKPKTTTHVKIQLPESFEKSAKKERFNLNIKELLKTSGISKNSMGTYLAQLKKQGISNLEDLFTHANKLTPDLTGLSQKACHEILTLGKLATITPSLSLKEKLLKQGFYSVREIANLPMATFEKKLGRLKKSEKEQLAQMHRQAKIIAEQVKHYAISEQKKNSPDATWHLPDDVRKPSKKETCHVCKGCENIFSPLAYLFDLLDLIWYRWSITTNTLEKILLQSIDDIHCETGFEMMLQAELTSEILEKYLDPNKIPVTDTSFRNTYRNSWKILLGITDADLNTITTPANATPSTPGLTLLQKLKLLISTTKPQLATLREIRNLLNEKNNIDLEQFSFNYRDTTGQFAKRLMTVYNETVISYRDTLIKKTDTDVLTLQNKLFIDLQTGSCHQTNRITQLILSLQSFILSIRTGEIANISRSDLPANTVQFDELTALPVEEARWKWLKDYQSWASALYAVLYTENVLLPKMNGGSERFQEAVKKLQGPVTPKQVRQIYLDFRFPKLSEEQNFQDILLSLYDEDQETIPHDELLRLFMRPPYENRLIELGDWVKKLEVVATQAIQDYTDETGFIFLIQLHDELERLFYLPLLIAWTLNQSGEYAAAHDWYRLLYNPEKPTHERLVFDFHTYFSDETLYSSEWFNGGLDPEEIAQRRRGVYLRHTILAMVKNIVDWADHEFALGTAETRDRARDLYELAARILQAPDLADHCGQAIRELELSIVTNIKLRPELDKTKLKGLLEELYTVRSRLILDEAIEDCKAYLEDPPEPGNIDPIEKIIKRAVKKDRTSRKKPLSLSKEIISRRTTLEEYENDFFYSGNYGKAISHEMHNPPLLPTHDNMITTPRFSDENWTFSHYEEVPVYSSLTFCVPPNPLLQAYSFYIEANLLKLRFCLNLAGYPAESAALSEETTTNFLDNIADAVQIQPDINYLGIGSTDQPRYRYSFLIEKARQCIEIGQRLGQALLQAYEKRDSETFAQLQASQAIELAKSTISLKQLSVREAEYSLDIAGTQEKRAEFQLDWWKDRIENGFMSFLETAGVGLMLGSAALQATAAVVQGIGAIIAFFGAGAAGTVGGAAAGGTGGGVAGGAPAVPGAAAGGTAGAAAGFSFGAALAAAVPGTAGALNSAAGALGTLGSASLTVAGFERRWEEWNLQRDLADFDLQIANVQKKLSENRILIANKELQISNLHQAQTQEVLEFLQNKFSNEQLYLWMIQVLSQNYRIIMQIATSLSRMAQRALEFERQEKVQIILGDYWSLNNTALANSELSEEQKQSGILGAERLMTDIAKLDAFKLQTDKRKLQLSKTISLAQMMPGDLVELRSSGKITFNTLLQWFDMDFPGHYLRLIKNVRISVLALIPPVQGIHAMLSNSGESTVVVKKGLEFQKKRASRNFGESIALDSPFNDTGLFVLDYQDPMFLPFEGLGVETQWTFELPRASNPFNFDTIVDVLFTIEYTALHDALYAEQVRQELGDSISHDLILDLHHQYPDPWYHFKNPTPAETSNSLRSIKVTIPPQLLPANIKKGPNDVSTRHLSVIAVGDFKDLTAAEEAELQKAFTVSKGTQVYTTDPNVSSGQQAFPTYQIDTNKNYVVFSTRNAGEPNGMIANAFNPTGDWEVTVNAIQFQNGTLMNRLGNIILVATIDGKLEHH from the coding sequence ATGGAACGTAAATTAACACATAATACGGAAACGAAAAACAGTGGAAATGAAACTCAAATTAAAGGACATTTGGGTAATGGCAGCAATATCCCCTTAAAAGATCTTTTCATAGAGGTCTATGACAAATCTAAAATCATAAAAAATCCATTAGCAATTGCAAAACCAGATGAGAAAGGAGATTTTTTGACCAGTATCAATTACGATGACATCGAACCTTTTTTTTCAGGACGAACACCAAAAGTTTATTTTACAGTCAGGACGGATAAACAAAGGCTTTATTCTTCAAAGAAGAATGTCACAGCAACATTGAAACCAAAAACAACGACGCATGTTAAAATTCAATTGCCAGAGTCTTTTGAAAAATCCGCAAAAAAAGAGCGCTTCAATCTCAATATCAAAGAACTATTAAAAACAAGCGGTATCAGTAAAAACAGCATGGGCACTTACCTTGCGCAGCTTAAAAAACAGGGTATAAGTAACCTGGAAGATCTTTTCACTCATGCTAACAAATTGACGCCTGATTTGACCGGCTTAAGTCAGAAAGCTTGTCATGAAATTTTAACATTGGGTAAACTGGCAACCATTACCCCTTCTCTTTCCTTAAAAGAGAAACTGCTGAAGCAGGGTTTTTATTCTGTTCGGGAAATTGCCAACCTACCCATGGCAACCTTTGAAAAAAAACTAGGCCGACTGAAAAAATCTGAAAAAGAGCAACTGGCACAAATGCACCGACAGGCGAAAATCATCGCTGAGCAAGTCAAACATTATGCCATATCAGAGCAAAAAAAGAATTCCCCTGATGCTACCTGGCATTTACCTGATGATGTACGTAAACCCAGCAAAAAAGAAACATGCCATGTATGTAAAGGCTGTGAAAATATATTCAGTCCACTAGCCTACTTGTTTGATCTCCTGGATTTAATTTGGTACCGCTGGTCTATTACCACCAACACTTTAGAAAAAATTTTGTTGCAATCGATAGATGACATTCATTGCGAAACTGGTTTTGAAATGATGTTACAAGCAGAACTTACTTCTGAAATTTTGGAAAAATATTTAGATCCGAACAAAATTCCAGTCACCGACACTTCCTTTAGAAATACCTACCGTAATAGCTGGAAAATCCTGCTTGGTATAACTGATGCTGATTTAAATACCATCACTACACCGGCGAATGCCACACCTTCCACACCAGGTCTCACGTTGTTACAAAAACTGAAATTGCTCATTTCCACCACCAAGCCACAATTGGCAACACTTCGTGAAATAAGGAATCTTTTGAATGAAAAAAATAACATTGATCTTGAACAATTTTCTTTCAATTATAGAGACACAACCGGTCAATTTGCCAAGCGATTAATGACGGTCTATAACGAAACAGTGATTTCTTACCGTGATACGCTCATCAAAAAAACCGACACCGATGTTTTGACATTGCAAAACAAATTGTTCATTGATCTGCAAACTGGTTCATGCCATCAAACAAACCGCATTACCCAGCTTATTCTATCCTTACAATCTTTCATCCTGTCAATTCGCACAGGAGAAATTGCCAATATTTCACGCTCTGATCTTCCGGCCAATACCGTTCAATTTGATGAACTCACAGCCCTTCCGGTAGAAGAAGCACGTTGGAAATGGTTGAAAGATTATCAAAGCTGGGCCTCCGCATTATATGCAGTTTTGTACACGGAAAATGTTCTGCTGCCCAAAATGAATGGTGGCTCTGAGCGATTTCAAGAAGCTGTAAAAAAACTTCAAGGCCCAGTTACGCCCAAACAAGTACGGCAAATTTATCTTGATTTCCGTTTTCCAAAATTGTCAGAAGAACAAAATTTTCAGGATATTTTACTGAGTCTGTATGATGAAGATCAGGAAACCATTCCGCATGATGAGCTATTAAGACTGTTCATGCGTCCCCCTTATGAAAACAGGCTTATCGAACTTGGCGATTGGGTCAAAAAACTTGAAGTTGTTGCCACTCAGGCCATTCAGGATTACACGGATGAAACGGGTTTTATATTTTTGATTCAATTACATGATGAATTAGAACGACTGTTCTATTTACCACTTCTCATTGCCTGGACACTTAACCAGTCTGGTGAATACGCAGCCGCTCATGATTGGTATAGGTTGCTCTATAATCCTGAAAAACCCACTCATGAACGGCTGGTGTTTGATTTTCACACTTATTTTTCAGATGAGACCTTATATTCATCCGAATGGTTCAACGGCGGCTTAGATCCGGAGGAAATTGCTCAACGCCGCAGAGGCGTCTATTTACGCCACACCATCCTCGCCATGGTCAAAAATATCGTGGATTGGGCCGATCATGAATTTGCCTTAGGCACTGCAGAAACACGGGATCGTGCACGCGATTTGTATGAATTGGCTGCACGTATTCTACAAGCTCCCGATCTTGCTGATCATTGTGGACAAGCTATCCGGGAGCTTGAATTAAGCATTGTCACGAACATTAAGCTTAGACCGGAATTAGATAAGACAAAACTTAAAGGGCTATTGGAAGAGTTGTATACAGTAAGAAGCCGCCTCATTCTTGATGAGGCCATCGAGGATTGTAAAGCTTATTTAGAAGATCCTCCAGAACCGGGTAATATAGATCCTATCGAAAAAATAATTAAGCGCGCAGTGAAAAAAGACCGAACATCAAGGAAAAAACCACTGTCCCTAAGCAAAGAAATAATCAGCCGACGCACGACCTTGGAAGAATATGAAAATGATTTCTTTTATTCAGGCAATTATGGAAAGGCGATTTCTCATGAAATGCATAATCCCCCCCTTCTTCCTACTCATGATAACATGATTACAACTCCAAGGTTTTCTGACGAAAATTGGACGTTTTCACACTATGAAGAAGTGCCTGTCTATTCTTCACTTACCTTTTGTGTGCCGCCGAACCCATTATTGCAAGCTTACAGCTTCTACATTGAAGCCAATTTATTAAAATTACGCTTTTGTCTAAATTTAGCAGGATATCCAGCCGAATCCGCAGCACTTTCAGAAGAAACCACGACAAATTTTCTGGATAATATTGCCGATGCGGTTCAAATTCAGCCCGATATTAATTATTTAGGCATTGGTTCCACCGATCAACCACGTTACCGCTATTCGTTTTTGATCGAAAAGGCGCGACAATGTATAGAAATTGGACAAAGGCTAGGGCAGGCACTGTTACAAGCGTATGAAAAAAGAGACAGTGAAACCTTCGCACAGCTACAAGCTTCTCAAGCGATCGAACTGGCAAAATCAACCATTTCCCTTAAACAATTGAGTGTTAGGGAAGCAGAGTACAGTTTAGATATTGCAGGAACACAAGAAAAGAGAGCTGAATTCCAACTGGACTGGTGGAAAGATCGAATTGAAAATGGATTTATGTCATTCCTGGAAACAGCCGGTGTTGGATTAATGCTGGGTAGTGCCGCTTTACAGGCTACAGCAGCAGTCGTCCAGGGTATTGGGGCTATCATAGCCTTTTTTGGTGCAGGTGCTGCTGGAACTGTTGGCGGTGCTGCTGCAGGTGGTACCGGTGGAGGAGTAGCTGGTGGCGCTCCCGCCGTTCCTGGCGCTGCCGCCGGTGGAACGGCGGGAGCGGCGGCAGGATTTTCATTTGGTGCGGCATTAGCTGCTGCAGTTCCTGGAACCGCTGGCGCGCTCAATTCAGCAGCAGGCGCATTAGGAACACTCGGCAGTGCCAGTTTAACCGTGGCGGGTTTTGAACGCCGTTGGGAAGAGTGGAACCTGCAACGAGATTTGGCGGATTTTGATTTACAAATTGCTAATGTTCAAAAAAAATTATCAGAGAACAGAATATTAATCGCCAATAAAGAATTACAAATATCAAACCTGCATCAAGCACAGACACAGGAAGTATTGGAATTTTTGCAAAATAAATTCTCCAATGAGCAATTATATCTTTGGATGATTCAAGTTCTGTCACAAAACTACCGTATTATTATGCAAATTGCGACTTCCTTGTCCCGTATGGCACAACGCGCGCTGGAATTTGAACGTCAGGAAAAAGTGCAGATTATTCTTGGGGATTATTGGTCATTGAACAATACTGCCTTGGCGAATTCAGAATTGTCTGAAGAACAAAAACAATCAGGTATTTTAGGAGCAGAACGTCTTATGACGGATATAGCTAAACTCGATGCTTTTAAACTGCAAACTGACAAAAGAAAGCTTCAACTGTCTAAAACCATTTCTTTGGCACAAATGATGCCTGGAGATTTAGTCGAACTCCGCAGTAGCGGTAAAATAACATTTAACACTTTACTGCAATGGTTTGACATGGATTTTCCAGGACATTATCTTCGTCTTATCAAAAATGTCAGGATCTCTGTATTGGCGCTAATACCACCTGTGCAAGGTATCCATGCTATGCTATCTAACAGTGGGGAATCCACTGTTGTCGTGAAAAAAGGGTTGGAATTCCAGAAAAAAAGGGCTTCGCGCAATTTTGGCGAAAGTATAGCACTTGACAGCCCCTTTAACGACACTGGCTTGTTTGTGCTAGATTATCAAGATCCAATGTTTTTACCTTTTGAAGGATTAGGCGTTGAAACACAATGGACATTTGAACTGCCACGCGCATCAAATCCTTTTAATTTCGATACGATTGTGGATGTATTATTTACCATTGAGTACACAGCCCTGCATGATGCTTTGTATGCCGAACAAGTCCGACAGGAATTAGGTGATTCGATAAGCCATGATCTCATTCTCGATCTGCATCATCAATACCCTGATCCATGGTATCATTTTAAAAACCCTACCCCAGCAGAAACTTCAAATTCTTTGCGCAGCATTAAAGTAACGATACCGCCGCAACTCTTGCCTGCAAACATCAAAAAAGGGCCGAACGATGTCTCCACCAGACATCTGTCTGTTATTGCAGTCGGTGATTTCAAAGACTTAACAGCAGCTGAAGAAGCCGAGCTGCAAAAAGCGTTCACAGTATCAAAAGGAACCCAGGTTTATACCACAGATCCCAACGTATCTTCTGGCCAACAGGCTTTCCCAACGTATCAAATAGATACGAATAAAAACTATGTTGTATTTTCCACGAGAAATGCTGGCGAACCAAACGGCATGATAGCAAATGCCTTTAATCCGACAGGTGACTGGGAAGTTACTGTGAATGCTATCCAGTTTCAAAACGGTACATTAATGAACCGATTGGGCAACATTATATTGGTAGCAACGATTGATGGAAAACTTGAACATCATTGA